One genomic segment of Musa acuminata AAA Group cultivar baxijiao chromosome BXJ3-3, Cavendish_Baxijiao_AAA, whole genome shotgun sequence includes these proteins:
- the LOC103977654 gene encoding chaperone protein dnaJ 6 isoform X1 has product MDASGPGSDGSCYYSLLGIRSTASASDIRSAYRCLALKWHPDRWAKEPAAASGEAKRRFQRIQEAYSVLSDKGKRAMYDAGFYDPLDDDGDQDFSDFMQEMLAMMDGVKSEKPDTLEDLQRMLAEIVDGDSGSSGTGGHANGRRVPSDSSRRSRSGPIRSIANELSNWMR; this is encoded by the exons ATGGACGCTTCCGGgcccggatccgacggctcctgCTACTACTCCCTCCTCGGGATCCGTAGCACCGCCTCCGCCTCGGACATCCGCTCCGCCTACCGCTGCCTTGCCCTG AAGTGGCACCCGGATCGGTGGGCCAAGGAGCCGGCGGCGGCGTCGGGGGAGGCGAAGCGGCGGTTCCAGCGGATCCAGGAAGCCTACTCCG TGCTCTCGGATAAGGGCAAGCGCGCCATGTACGACGCCGGCTTCTACGACCCCCTCGACGACGACGGCGACCAG GATTTTTCTGATTTCATGCAAGAGATGCTGGCGATGATGGACGGGGTGAAATCGGAG AAGCCGGACACGTTGGAGGACCTGCAGCGTATGCTGGCGGAGATCGTGGACGGCGATTCGGGGAGCAGCGGCACCGGTGGCCACGCGAACGGCCGTCGGGTGCCGTCCGATTCGTCTAGGAGGAGCCGCAGCGGCCCGATACGCAG TATTGCAAACGAACTCTCAAATTGGATGCGGTAA
- the LOC103977655 gene encoding uncharacterized protein LOC103977655, producing the protein MESYKGGLKGYWKRRGYHHADGGKGRRRLCKAELGGGGRRRRRFWRIRISPRLGFLRAASPRRILARIRDAYVRMMLGFANCVAYGGYGYGGVEVTGLARPALKEYDEKVLVEIYKSLVVRGPVVAADGAVALRR; encoded by the coding sequence ATGGAATCGTACAAGGGCGGCTTGAAGGGGTACTGGAAGCGGCGGGGGTACCACCACGCCGACGGCGGGAAGGGCCGGCGGCGCCTTTGCAAGGCGGAGCTCGGCGGGGGAGGTCGGCGGCGGCGCCGGTTCTGGCGGATCAGGATCTCGCCGCGCCTCGGCTTCCTCCGCGCGGCCTCTCCCCGGCGGATCCTCGCCCGGATCCGCGACGCCTACGTGCGGATGATGCTCGGCTTTGCCAACTGTGTCGCCTACGGTGGCTACGGCTACGGCGGGGTCGAGGTGACGGGTCTCGCCCGGCCGGCGCTCAAGGAGTACGACGAGAAGGTGCTGGTGGAGATCTACAAGTCGCTCGTGGTCCGGGGGCCGGTCGTGGCTGCCGATGGCGCCGTCGCGCTCCGGCGATAG
- the LOC103977654 gene encoding chaperone protein dnaJ 6 isoform X2 gives MDASGPGSDGSCYYSLLGIRSTASASDIRSAYRCLALKWHPDRWAKEPAAASGEAKRRFQRIQEAYSVLSDKGKRAMYDAGFYDPLDDDGDQDFSDFMQEMLAMMDGVKSEKPDTLEDLQRMLAEIVDGDSGSSGTGGHANGRRVPSDSSRRSRSGPIRSR, from the exons ATGGACGCTTCCGGgcccggatccgacggctcctgCTACTACTCCCTCCTCGGGATCCGTAGCACCGCCTCCGCCTCGGACATCCGCTCCGCCTACCGCTGCCTTGCCCTG AAGTGGCACCCGGATCGGTGGGCCAAGGAGCCGGCGGCGGCGTCGGGGGAGGCGAAGCGGCGGTTCCAGCGGATCCAGGAAGCCTACTCCG TGCTCTCGGATAAGGGCAAGCGCGCCATGTACGACGCCGGCTTCTACGACCCCCTCGACGACGACGGCGACCAG GATTTTTCTGATTTCATGCAAGAGATGCTGGCGATGATGGACGGGGTGAAATCGGAG AAGCCGGACACGTTGGAGGACCTGCAGCGTATGCTGGCGGAGATCGTGGACGGCGATTCGGGGAGCAGCGGCACCGGTGGCCACGCGAACGGCCGTCGGGTGCCGTCCGATTCGTCTAGGAGGAGCCGCAGCGGCCCGATACGCAG TAGGTAG
- the LOC103977654 gene encoding chaperone protein dnaJ 6 isoform X3 → MDASGPGSDGSCYYSLLGIRSTASASDIRSAYRCLALKWHPDRWAKEPAAASGEAKRRFQRIQEAYSVLSDKGKRAMYDAGFYDPLDDDGDQDFSDFMQEMLAMMDGVKSEKPDTLEDLQRMLAEIVDGDSGSSGTGGHANGRRVPSDSSRRSRSGPIRR, encoded by the exons ATGGACGCTTCCGGgcccggatccgacggctcctgCTACTACTCCCTCCTCGGGATCCGTAGCACCGCCTCCGCCTCGGACATCCGCTCCGCCTACCGCTGCCTTGCCCTG AAGTGGCACCCGGATCGGTGGGCCAAGGAGCCGGCGGCGGCGTCGGGGGAGGCGAAGCGGCGGTTCCAGCGGATCCAGGAAGCCTACTCCG TGCTCTCGGATAAGGGCAAGCGCGCCATGTACGACGCCGGCTTCTACGACCCCCTCGACGACGACGGCGACCAG GATTTTTCTGATTTCATGCAAGAGATGCTGGCGATGATGGACGGGGTGAAATCGGAG AAGCCGGACACGTTGGAGGACCTGCAGCGTATGCTGGCGGAGATCGTGGACGGCGATTCGGGGAGCAGCGGCACCGGTGGCCACGCGAACGGCCGTCGGGTGCCGTCCGATTCGTCTAGGAGGAGCCGCAGCGGCCCGATACGCAG GTAG